A segment of the Meles meles chromosome 4, mMelMel3.1 paternal haplotype, whole genome shotgun sequence genome:
CCTAGCAGAAGAatattcagaattattttatCTTGTGGGCTGAGCCTGTGGGCTGGGCAAGTGGAGCCTGGCAATGCAGGCAGGTCATGGACGAACGccaccttctgcctctcccttctggtGTGCAGTCCAGTACTAGGTAACCATTTATCATTCTGCAGAATTTCTCCTACATTTTTCAGGTGCTGGTCAGATTCCGGGATTGCCTTTTTAGATCTGTTCTGTAAAAGAACAGAGGACATCCATCTGTAGGGACTGCCAATCCCGCCATAAGCTTTCACTTTCACTAAATTAACTGTTGTACATTTTGGTCAGGGTGTCCTCAGGTCAACTTCTTGTCTCCAATGTATTCTGCAAACTTTCTCTTCCCATCACTGGAGGAGAACCTAATGCACCAAGGATCTTCCCTGACAGTCTCACTTCTATGCGGATGCTAAGGTAATTGCATTAGTTTCATCCACATGTTGTTGCCTCTTCTTTTTGGCCTCAATGTGTTCATTAAGCTTCTGTATCTCCTCTTTCCAACAAAGATCTATATTCCCGGTGATGTCTTCAGAGAATCCTTGGATGACCGGATCATGACCCATCGGAGGAACCTACCTCAACAACCCTCAGTAATGCAGGAGGATTTTTTCAAGAAAGGTCCAGGGCATCTCCTGAGGTCAGTATACTTCCATACATCTCATACGGTATGTTTCTTAAAATACTGACTTATACAGTATTCTATGTCAATTCTACATCAGCCAAAAAATCCGTAAAACCTTTACTCAAGTATAATTCATATATCATACATGCAAAATATACGATTCAATGGactttagtatattcagagttatGCAACTAGGAGCCCCACTGTAACtttagaatgttttcatcacTCAGAAAAGAAGCCCCATATCCATTAGCAATTACTTGCCATGCTATCCACACAGCCTTGGGCAACCAcctctttcttcctattttagatacttcatataaatggaatcgtacCATGTGTGATCATTTGTGACTGGTCTCAGGTTCACCCATGTGTAGCAGACATgttatcagtacttcattcctttttattgctaaataatattctacaGACATCATACTTAATCGTTTATCAGTTGATGGGCCTCTGGATTGCTTCTACTTcttggatattatgaataatactgctatgaatattccCATACAAGTTTTTTATAGAAAGATTATCAGTTCTCTTGGTTATAAACCTAGGAGGAAACTGCTGACCTGTGTGGTAACTTAATCTTTTAAGCAACTGACagtctgttttccagagtggctgtgccatttgATATTCCCACAGCATGTATGAGGGGTCCAATTTCCCTACATCTTTATCAATATTTGATACTAACTGTTTTAGTTATAGTCATTCCAGTGGAGGTGGTACTGTtccagtgtggttttaatttgcatttcccagaggGTTAATGATGTTGAGGATTTTAAGTGCTGACCACTTGTACTGGTTTTTGCTACCTGAATTGCTGACATTTCCAAAAAACATTTTCAAGGGTGTCTTTTTCAATGTTTAGGCGATTGTTCTGATATGCTTTTGTTTGCTCTGACATGCTGTGCTCCATGTTCTGACATCCTCCCAGGTACTGTACAGTTTGACTTGCTTCTAGGCTGCCTATCATTGAGTCTAATCAGCTCGATGATACACATGGAAACTCTGAAATTCAGTCTTTCAGAATAACACTACAGTTAAGATTTTGCCAAAGCAAGGGTTTTTTCTAACTCTTTGAGCTGCATATTGCCTTGAGTAATCATCATCCGGATTGTGTCCTCTTCAGttgcacttttatttcttttgaattcttCCCTTGCCCAGTCCTTCAGGTATTTGCGATCAGAATCATTTGGAACTTCCCGAATTGCTTGCAAAATCTTTCTGTAGAGGAGGAGAACTTGTTGCCTTCTCATGAACTGCTTTAAGGTTAGTGTCGCTGGGGGTAACCGGGAAGCAGCCATTCCCTCCACGTAGCGCAGGTCTCcccagttctagtagttttttaatggagtctttagggttttctgtttATAGTATCTTGTCATCAGCAAGTAGTGaatattttacatcttctttactgatttgtttgccttctattttgttttcttgtctgattgctgtggctaggagtTCCAgtctatgttgaataaaagtagtaagAGGAGACATCTTTAtgttgttcctgatcttaaaggaaaagctcttttgccattgagtatgatgttagttgtgggtttttcatagatggcctttattatgttgaggtgtgttccatCTAAACCTCctttgttgacagtttttatcAAGAATTAATATTGaaccttgtcaaatgctttcctgcatctattgaaatgaccatatggtttttatccctTGTcctgttaatgtgatgtataaTGATAATTGATTGCAAATATTGATCCATCCTTGcaataagtcccacttgattaCGGTGAATGTTTTTTTTGTAATGTATTGTTAgatttggtttgttaatattttgttgaggatttttgcatctctcttcttcagggatattggcttccagttctcttttttagtggtgtcttttgtctggttttggaatcagggtaaacctggcctcatagaatatatttggaagctttccttcctcttctatttttgggaaTAGTTTGAAGAGAATAGAGATtacctcttttttaaatgtttggtaaagttTACTTGTGAATCCTTCTAGTCCTGGATGTTCATTTCTTAAGTAGTTTTTTGATTACCGATTCAAACTGGTGCTCCAGTATTgggattgttccctttattgtTATGTATTGCCCTACTTTGttccttattatagtctttgttttaaagtctattttgtctgatataaggactgctactctggcttattttgttttgttttgttttgtttttttcacttccatttgcatggtgaATGTTTTTTCATCCCTTGGCAGTAGTCTAATCCTTAGTTCAGTTCTCAAACTTTGATATAATATTTAGGACCAAATCCATGCAAGGGCAGCATGGGAGCGAGCTAGAAGTTCATAAACAACTTTATAGGGTTGCTTTCCTGAGCTCTGTTTTCTCCATGATCTCTCCACTACTTTTGGGTTTCGTgtagttttttccttttgttttgtttcagtccTCTAACTAGAAATGTGGCACTTTATTTTCCCCATCTGCTACATGCTTTCTGCAATGATGTTTGTGTCCAGAACCaagcaataaatatttacagtgtcCTCTCGGAACCACAACTCTTCTAGTTGGAGATCAGAGTTCCAATCGCTCAGTGTTTCTGGTGCCTGTGAGCCCCTTGCTGCCACCCCATCACTGCCAGAAGATCCCATTCTTCTCAAGCCTGAAGCAGAGGACTTCTACCTGAGTTCTCTCTACCTGTGCCAATGTCTGTTGCTAGGTTCTCCCTTCAGGCTGATGAATCAGATGGGGGATAAATGGTAAAGTCCCCATTGGTTAGATGGTACATTAAACTGTGTTCTTCCTGAATTCATGAACACcatatatctctccatttatttagatcttacttgattttttcaacaatgttttatactttatatacaCAATAGTCCCACTTCAGGTATGGTTTTGCTTTCTGCAGTGTCAGTTAGCCAAGGTCAACAGCAGTCTGGAGGCAGACAATCCTCCTTCTGACCTGTTGTCAGAGGGTGAGTAGTAGTCTGCCTAAAGCTACATcacaatgcctacatcattcaTCTCACTTTATCttatcatgtaggcattttatcatctcccattatcacaagaagaagggtgacTATGGTATAATAAGatattttgggagagagagaccacattcacataaaagaaattacagttttattgataattttatttattttattttttattacagttttattataattattattataattgctCTATTTTATTAGTATTGTTAATCTCCTACTGTCcttaatttgtaaattaaactttatcattgGAATGTGTGTATGGGGGAAAACAGAGTATATGTAAGATAGGCATACAAGGTTTGGTACTATctgcagtttcaggcatccactaaGGGTCTTGGAATGCATGCCCCACGGATAAGGGAGTGCTACTGTATAGATCTTGCCTACATTTTGTTATTTAtcacataataatttttaatgttactataaatggtatttttaaaaactttatgttCTGGTTTCTCACTGCTGATGtagagaaatacaactgatttttttatattgagcTTACATACTGCAACTTTGCTTTAGTTCACTTATTAGTGCTAGTAGCTTCATTGTAGATGACTTAGAGTTTTCTCCATAGGTGATCGTGTGATGTGTGAATAATGACAGTTTTGCTTTTCCCTTCCTAATCTGTATACcttctattttatattattgCCTTATTGTTTTGTCTGGGACCATCAGTAAAGTGCTGAAGTGATGAGAATGGATGTCTATGTCCTGTTCTCAGTGTTGGGAGAAATCTCAGTGTTTTCAGCATTCAGTTTGTTGTACACTTtagttagatttcttttttttaagattttatttatttatttgacagagagagagagatcacaagtagacagagaagcgggcagagagagagggggaagcagactccctgcgaagcagagagcccaatgtggggcttgatcccaggatcctgggatcatgatctgagccaaaggcggagaggccttaacccactgagccacccaggtgcccctttagttAGATTTCTTATAGGTGCCTTTCATTATGTTGAGGAAATTCCTTTCTGCCTATACCTATGATTTGAGAGTTTTTGTTATGAatggtattgaattttgtcaaaactTTTTCTGCATTTCTGCATTTCTGCATTTCTGCATCTCCATTGAATttatcattttggttttttttttctgttattgtgGTGAATTGTATTGTttgatttttcaacttttaaagcaACCTTGCATTCTTAGGATAACCTCACTCTGTCATCATCTATTATCCTTTTTATAAGTTGtagtgttttttaaattctgaattcaATTTTTAATAGACATAGGATAGGattaaagtttcattttcttttactacTGTCATAGTAGCTCATTTCTTTCAAGGAAATTGCCCATTTTATCTAAACTATCATTCTTATaagattatttataatatttcctTGTTATCTATTTAATGTCATTTTAATGTGTGCAGGCCCTGTTGTgattttttgtctttcattcattttttaatattgataacttatgcttttcctttttctttttatagctttttattttttaatcttccaaTCCTTATATATGTGCATACACTTATTATAAAAACCTGACATATAATAGCATATATAAAATTGCATATTTCTCCATCTGCgaatatatattttcaatggCCATGTGTTTGTTTagtcacctttttaaaaatttttttttaaagattttatt
Coding sequences within it:
- the LOC123940628 gene encoding LYR motif-containing protein 2, producing MAASRLPPATLTLKQFMRRQQVLLLYRKILQAIREVPNDSDRKYLKDWAREEFKRNKSATEEDTIRMMITQGNMQLKELEKTLALAKS